In the Aristaeella hokkaidonensis genome, TGCCGGCGAAGGTGCCCAGGCCGAAGATCAGGGCAAAGATCTTCGCAACCACCAGGGTGGGCAGCGTGCGGAGAATATTCAGCAGCAGCCGGATTACGGATACGGTGGCCTTGTTGCGGTTAATATTGGTGGAGGCCGCAACGGCCAGCGGCAGTGCCAGCGTGGCGCCGATGAAGGAGCCCAGGATGGACATACGAAGCGTATCCCAGAGCGGGCTGAAAACCTTCGGCGCGAAGGATCCGGTCATGGTATGCCAGAGCGCCTGCCACCAGCGGCCGTCGAAGACGGACAGCAGGCTGACGGTACCGGGATCCATGCCGAATTTTGTGAAAGTGGACTCCTGGATATTGAAGATATCCGGGGAGAAGATCTGGCTCAGGATGACGACAAACTGATGACCCCGCCGGGCAATGATGCCCAGGTCAAAACCGGTCAGCTTGATGCTCAGCCAGACCATGGCAACCAGCAGCACGGCAATCAGCGGCATCCGGGATCGGGGCCGCTGTACGCTGTGACCGTTGGACAGACGGATGGTTTTGGGTTTGAAAACGCGGTCGAAAAGCGGGACACGGTATCCCGCCGCGGCTTTCTTTTTCATATGCCGCCTCCTCAATCGCCCGCCTGGGGAATGGAAGCACCGTTGTAGATGGAATCCAGAATCTCCTGGGTAACCTGATCCACAGGCCCGTCGTAAACAATTTCACCTGCGCGGATACCGATCAGGCGGGTAGCGTATTTGAGCGCCAGGTCCACATGATGAATATTGATCAGGATGGAAATGTTCATTTCTTCATTGATGCGCTTGAAGTCACCCATGACCTGATGGGCAGTGACAGGATCCAGCGCGGCCACAGGTTCATCCGCCAGGATGATGGTGGGCGTCTGGTTCAGGGTGCGGGCCAGGGCAACGCGCTGCTGCTGACCGCCGGAAAGCTGGTCGCAGCGGGTATAAGCCTTGTCCAGGATGCCGACTTTATCCAGCGCCTCCAGGGCATGCATTTTCTGCTCCTTGCTGAAAATGCCGAGCAGAACCTTCCACCAGGGCATATCAGGCACCATGGAGGTCAGCACATTCTTGATGGCAGTGGAGCGGGAAACCAGGTTGAAGGACTGGAAAATCATACCGATTTTCCGGCGGAAACGGCGGAGACTTTTGCCCTTCAGGGTCATGACGTCTGTGCCGTCCACGGTCAGCTGTCCCTCCGTGATATCAATCATCCGGTTGATGGTCCGGATGAGGGTGGATTTGCCCGCACCGCTGAGGCCGATGATGGCAACAAATTCGCCCTGATTGATGGTGAGGTTCACATCTTTCAGGCCTTTTACGCCGTTGGGATAGGTTTTACTGACATGTTTGAATTCAATCAAGGAGATTCCTTCTTCTGCGGCTGTGCCGCCTGTAATTAATCCATAAACCTGAAAAATCCGGGCTGCCGCGCGGCGTGAACGCACGCAGCAGCCCGGACGGTGAGCGATCTTACTTCACGACTTCCTGTGCCTTACGGGTGGCGTCGTAATCGCTGTCAACAGCCTTCTTGTAACCTTCGTGGCTGTACACGGAGAAGATGGCCTTGCCTTCTTCAGTGTTGATAATGTTGATCAGGGCGTCCTGGATGGCCGCGATGAACTCGGGATTGTAGATCTCGGGCTTCGCCTTGGTAACGGCCACGGTGTCATTGTAGATACCGGGGGTGACGCCGATAACGTTCAGCTCATTCCAGATGGTGTCGGTACGACCCATGCCGGCCTTGCCGGTGGGATCGGTCTCGCCCAGGGGAAGCATCCAGGCGGCTTCATAGTCGCGGCGGCCGTCGGCGTAGCACACGATGATGTCCACCTGCTCGGCAGCAGCCTGCGCGAACTGGTCGCCATACTGAATGCCGAAGGAAACATGCTCCAGATCGGTGAGCTTTTTGCCGTCATAGTGATCCATCAGCCACATGGTGGGATAGATATATCCGGCAGAGGAGGAGTTGTTGCCGACAGCCCAGTTGGCCTTGTTCAGGTCATCCCAGGTCAGGGCTTCACCGGCGTTGACTTTGGCGGCCAGTTCCTTGCCGTAGGCAGAGGGAGTGGCATAGATCAGGGCGCGGTAGAAACCGACCTGATTGCTGGAGTCACCGGTGGTCTTGTTGGCGTCGCCGTTCCAGTCGGCAGGATTTTCACTGTCGTTGGACAGACCGGCGCGGGTGGAGGTCAGGATGACCTCTGTTTCGTCGCTGTAGAGGACGTAGGTGCCGGCGGGCAGCCAGCCGATATCGATGGAACCGGCGCCCATGGCTTCACCGGTGGCGTTGTAGTTGGTACCGACGGTGATTTCCACTTCGCCGATATCATAGCCCTGGTTGGCCATTTCAGCCTTGAGCAGGTCGGGCAGGTTCTTGGTGCCGGTGATAATCACGTCAGCATCCTTGGAGGGAACAAATTCGAGGGTCAGCTTGTCCATTTTGACATTGTCAGCCAGGGCGCTAACGCAGCCGAGAAGCAGAACAATTGCCAGAAGCAGGGCGGTGAGTTTTTTCATGGTATACCATCCTCCTTAATATATGATTCAATTATGTATTGGATCATGTACATATTATGCAATACAAACATAAAGAAAGTATTACGAAGTTCTAACTATATCTGAAAAAGCGCAGAAGTATAAATTTAAGGAAAAAAGACAGAGCCGGCAGCGCTGCCGGCTCTGCGTTTATGGGGGAGAAAAGGGGATGTCATACGGAATCCCGCTCAATAAGGCGGGAGGGGAGCAGAACACGCTTGGGCAGCGTGGTGTCTCCCCGGACACGGCTGGCGATGATCCGGGCGGCGGTGATACCCATTTCGACAGCCGGGACGTCGATGGTGGTCAGCGGTGGGTTGGCATACTGACTCATCTCAATATTGCTCATGCCGATGACCGCAACCTGATCCGGAACACGGATCCCCAGCTGATACAGGGCACGCAGGGCGGCCATGGCCATCAGGTCACTGGCTGCATAGAAAGCGGTGGGCAGGCCGTGTTCATGGTAAGTCTTCTCAACAAGGGAAACGCACTTTCGGTCATCCCAGTCGCAGTTCAGCACCCATTCGGACCTGACCTCCAGACCGAGATCCGCCATGGTTTCCAGGTAGCTGCGGTAACGGCGGGAACGCTTCAACGGGGCGCCCCCGACACTGCCGCCGATATAGCCGATGGACCGGTGCCCTTTGCTGTAAAGGTATTCCACAGCCATTTTGCTGACCCGCAGGTGATCATATTCCACGTTATCAATGGGCATATGCCCGGTATCAATTCCGACAATATGCGGAATGAGGGAATGGAGCTGTTCAAACAGCGGCTCAGACAGGGGACGCATCATGATGAGGCCGGAAAGGCCGGCACCCAGCAGGCGATTCAGGATGGCCTGATCCTCAAGCTCCTGCTCTGTCTGGATGACGGAAACGGTGCCGCCAAGGCGGGCAAGTTCATCCTCTATGCCGCTGAGAATGGCGAGATAGTAGGGATCACTGTATTTACCTTTGGTGGTGGCCAGGAGCACACCGACAGAAAAACCGGAGGTATCAGACTGATCCGGCCGGGGGCGCTTTTTCACGGGAGCCTGGTAACCAAGCTCAGTCACAGCGCGCAGCACTCTCTCGCGTGTTTCATCCGTCGTCTTGTAAATCTGATTGTCATTCAGAATACGGGAGACAGTAGCGGGGGAAACATTGGCCAGGCGGGCCACGTCACGGATATTCGCCATGAAGCTTCGTCCTTTCTGCCGGTAGGGCAAAATACAATATGGGAACGGAACAGATGATCCGGTGTTTCGTATGATCAAACGCTGTGTATCCGCCGGAGTCTGGCAATATGATATAGGAAGAAAGGCGGTGTGTCAAGTTGTTTATGAAACAAAAAAATATATGTTACATTGGCTTAATATAATGAAGAAACGGCACATGCCTACTAAAATTCCCTGTTGACAGTCATTGAAACATATGATAATGTTTAGTAAACAAAAATGAAAGTTTCATCAGGAGACCGGATATGAAGTTTGTATTAATCGGTGCAGGGCAGCGTGGAATGATTTACGCTAAATATGCCCTGGAAATGGGTCATGAGATTGCCGCTGTCGCGGAAACGGATGAAGTGAAGCGCCAGATTGCGGGCGATCTGTTCGGCATTCCGGCAGAACGCCGTTTCCTCAACGGAAAGGATCTGCTGGCGCTGCCGAAGCTCGGTGACGCGGCCATCATCGCGACAATGGACCGGGATCATTACCGGGAAGCTATTCCGGCGATGGAAAAAGGATACCATCTGCTCCTGGAAAAGCCCATTTCACCGGATCCGGAAGAAACGCTCGCTATTGAAGAATGCGCAGTGAGAACCGGCCGGCATGTGACTGTATGCCATGTGCTGCGGTACAGCCCTTTTTTCCGGGCACTGAAAAAAGCCGTGACAGACGGAAAGATCGGCCGGGTGATTACGATCCAGCATAACGAGAACATCGGCAACTTCCACATTGCCCACAGCTTTGTACGGGGCAACTGGAGACGGAGCGACCTGGCCAGCCCGCTGGTGATGCAGAAATCCTGCCATGACATGGACCTGATGGTATGGCTGACGGGAAGCAAATGCGAAAGTATTTCCTCCTTCGGTGACCTGACCTATTTCAAGGCGGAGAACGCACCGGAGAACGCGGCGGAACGCTGCGCGGAATGCCCGCTGAAAGACAGCTGCCGGTTCAGCGCTTACCGCTGCTACCTGCCGATCGCGGGAGACTGGCCGGCCACCGTACTGACAGAGGACCAGAGCGAGGAAGGACTCCGGGAGGCGATCAGGACAGGTCCGTACGGTCGCTGCGTATACCATTGCGACAACAATGTATGTGACCACCAGGTGTCCATCCTCCGTTTCACAAACGGAGTGACCGCGACTTTTAACCTGAGCGGATTTACCAACAGGATGACCCGGACGATCAAGATCATGGGTGAAAACGGTGAGATCCGGGCCAGCGAAGCAGACAATGTGATTGAAATCACGCACTTCGCAAGCAACTGGAAGGAAGAGGCTGAAACCGAGATTATTCGTCCGGAAGAAAGCACCAGCGGACACAGCGGCGGAGACAGCGGTATTGTGGAAGACTT is a window encoding:
- the phnE gene encoding phosphonate ABC transporter, permease protein PhnE, translated to MKKKAAAGYRVPLFDRVFKPKTIRLSNGHSVQRPRSRMPLIAVLLVAMVWLSIKLTGFDLGIIARRGHQFVVILSQIFSPDIFNIQESTFTKFGMDPGTVSLLSVFDGRWWQALWHTMTGSFAPKVFSPLWDTLRMSILGSFIGATLALPLAVAASTNINRNKATVSVIRLLLNILRTLPTLVVAKIFALIFGLGTFAGTLAILVFTLGVICKMMYESIETIDMGAFEAMESFGATKLQGFWSASMKQILPTYLSYSLYALEMNVRAASILGYVGAGGLGLLIDERIGWRDYNGLGTVLLMLFILVVSIESLSQYLRKKLS
- the phnC gene encoding phosphonate ABC transporter ATP-binding protein — protein: MIEFKHVSKTYPNGVKGLKDVNLTINQGEFVAIIGLSGAGKSTLIRTINRMIDITEGQLTVDGTDVMTLKGKSLRRFRRKIGMIFQSFNLVSRSTAIKNVLTSMVPDMPWWKVLLGIFSKEQKMHALEALDKVGILDKAYTRCDQLSGGQQQRVALARTLNQTPTIILADEPVAALDPVTAHQVMGDFKRINEEMNISILINIHHVDLALKYATRLIGIRAGEIVYDGPVDQVTQEILDSIYNGASIPQAGD
- a CDS encoding phosphate/phosphite/phosphonate ABC transporter substrate-binding protein, translated to MKKLTALLLAIVLLLGCVSALADNVKMDKLTLEFVPSKDADVIITGTKNLPDLLKAEMANQGYDIGEVEITVGTNYNATGEAMGAGSIDIGWLPAGTYVLYSDETEVILTSTRAGLSNDSENPADWNGDANKTTGDSSNQVGFYRALIYATPSAYGKELAAKVNAGEALTWDDLNKANWAVGNNSSSAGYIYPTMWLMDHYDGKKLTDLEHVSFGIQYGDQFAQAAAEQVDIIVCYADGRRDYEAAWMLPLGETDPTGKAGMGRTDTIWNELNVIGVTPGIYNDTVAVTKAKPEIYNPEFIAAIQDALINIINTEEGKAIFSVYSHEGYKKAVDSDYDATRKAQEVVK
- a CDS encoding LacI family DNA-binding transcriptional regulator, yielding MANIRDVARLANVSPATVSRILNDNQIYKTTDETRERVLRAVTELGYQAPVKKRPRPDQSDTSGFSVGVLLATTKGKYSDPYYLAILSGIEDELARLGGTVSVIQTEQELEDQAILNRLLGAGLSGLIMMRPLSEPLFEQLHSLIPHIVGIDTGHMPIDNVEYDHLRVSKMAVEYLYSKGHRSIGYIGGSVGGAPLKRSRRYRSYLETMADLGLEVRSEWVLNCDWDDRKCVSLVEKTYHEHGLPTAFYAASDLMAMAALRALYQLGIRVPDQVAVIGMSNIEMSQYANPPLTTIDVPAVEMGITAARIIASRVRGDTTLPKRVLLPSRLIERDSV
- a CDS encoding Gfo/Idh/MocA family protein; protein product: MKFVLIGAGQRGMIYAKYALEMGHEIAAVAETDEVKRQIAGDLFGIPAERRFLNGKDLLALPKLGDAAIIATMDRDHYREAIPAMEKGYHLLLEKPISPDPEETLAIEECAVRTGRHVTVCHVLRYSPFFRALKKAVTDGKIGRVITIQHNENIGNFHIAHSFVRGNWRRSDLASPLVMQKSCHDMDLMVWLTGSKCESISSFGDLTYFKAENAPENAAERCAECPLKDSCRFSAYRCYLPIAGDWPATVLTEDQSEEGLREAIRTGPYGRCVYHCDNNVCDHQVSILRFTNGVTATFNLSGFTNRMTRTIKIMGENGEIRASEADNVIEITHFASNWKEEAETEIIRPEESTSGHSGGDSGIVEDFLSMLEGKLSESSTDIHESVESHMMACAAEEARLTGNVISIEDFRRKHERKPQA